In Magnetofaba australis IT-1, one genomic interval encodes:
- a CDS encoding CheR family methyltransferase has product MNPTSETPVIVAVGASAGGLEALSQLVATIDASLPYAFVILQHLSPNYRSMMVEILSRETQLDVKEAAQGDKVLAGIAYIVPAYANASIKNGHLQLTTTSPDVVPKPSINQFFMSLAGEERERAVGILLSGTGSDGVSGLRAIQIAGGITIAQLPETAKYDGMPQAAINEGVADYILPPDKIIQKINHLLSFPEPEELLESQLIRDLLVKLKQHMKQDFSGYKTSTLLRRVHRRMVATENKDLKSYVDWTDNHPEEFELLSRDILISVTSFFRDVTAFDALAIIIRDLCDSRAPGAEFRVWVAGCATGEEAYSIAIMFAEALGDKLGQYRVQIFATDIDEEAINIARRGIYPAQSVRGIDEARLQRFFQCTGKEYEVNKLLRDMIMFARHNLVSDPPFLKLDIVSCRNVMIYFDTHLQAKVLRTFHFGLTRDGFLFLGKSENISQAEAHFSPLKRRERLFTKVGESRPAEHHEPAIGAKGTFQRRDRKTELFLNTLADHFHVTAALCDTHGIIQHTVGHVDRFLSFPVGSTRLVISDVVVEPLQGEMLALLHRCQKSKKRVFGRKRRIGDELLRICIEPASDGVIPMSIVIFEPVSQPSDELHPGAIHVDPDETLESELVATRENMQTLVEELATANEEMQALNEEAQAANEELQATNEELEAANEELQASNQELVSVNEELNIKSFELTSLNAEYSHLYDALEFPILVFDQEGLLSRYNAVAGRRFDLRPSLISQAVAKLRLPEALRDIESLIDSVIAESDRASRILEMDQTTYHLMVAPGFDHNGAIVTIVITLVDVSEVVETKARLKESEAKLEVLMEKTTVLFATKNANGDYAYANKRFLESFGLEGEAYQGKSDFSLLQEAIAKEMWESDLKALRQGGIIENEILLQNEARRRHIRCNHQCVKDETGKPIAFIVEGKDVTLNKEAEEKLRIAARVFNQTGEAIIVTDPSGIIQTVNSAFTEVTGFSFSEAVGKGANILKSGRHSNEFYANMWQQLAENGSWQGEIWNRRKNGEIFPEWQTINRVEGEDGKTEFFVSIFLISAASRTRRGKRSI; this is encoded by the coding sequence ATGAATCCCACATCAGAGACCCCTGTCATTGTCGCTGTAGGCGCGTCTGCCGGAGGGCTTGAAGCTCTTTCACAACTGGTTGCCACAATAGATGCTAGCTTACCCTATGCCTTTGTCATTCTACAGCATCTATCTCCCAACTACCGCAGCATGATGGTCGAGATTTTGAGCCGGGAAACGCAACTTGACGTTAAAGAGGCGGCTCAGGGTGATAAGGTTTTAGCGGGCATCGCGTACATTGTTCCAGCATACGCCAATGCCTCGATCAAGAACGGTCACCTACAACTGACTACCACGTCTCCTGACGTTGTCCCCAAGCCTTCGATCAACCAGTTTTTCATGTCCCTAGCGGGAGAAGAGCGTGAGCGCGCGGTTGGAATTCTACTCTCAGGAACTGGATCGGATGGCGTTTCTGGCCTCAGAGCAATTCAAATTGCTGGCGGCATAACCATAGCGCAACTTCCTGAAACAGCAAAATATGATGGCATGCCGCAAGCCGCCATCAATGAAGGCGTTGCGGATTACATTCTCCCCCCTGATAAGATCATCCAGAAAATCAATCACCTTCTTTCGTTCCCAGAACCTGAGGAACTGCTAGAAAGCCAGTTGATTCGTGATCTTCTGGTAAAGCTCAAACAACACATGAAGCAAGATTTCAGTGGCTACAAGACCAGCACACTGCTTCGTCGCGTACACCGCCGTATGGTTGCAACCGAAAACAAGGATCTGAAATCATACGTTGATTGGACAGATAATCATCCAGAAGAGTTTGAACTTCTTTCTCGTGATATTCTTATTTCTGTGACGTCATTTTTCCGGGATGTGACGGCATTTGACGCCTTAGCAATAATCATTCGTGATCTTTGTGATTCACGAGCGCCGGGCGCAGAATTCAGAGTCTGGGTCGCTGGCTGCGCAACAGGAGAAGAGGCCTACAGTATTGCAATCATGTTTGCCGAAGCTTTAGGTGATAAGCTTGGGCAATATCGTGTTCAAATTTTCGCCACTGATATTGACGAAGAGGCCATTAATATTGCAAGGCGCGGGATCTATCCTGCACAGAGCGTGCGCGGTATTGATGAAGCGCGGTTGCAGCGTTTTTTTCAATGCACTGGTAAAGAGTACGAGGTTAACAAGCTCTTGCGCGATATGATCATGTTTGCCCGTCACAACCTAGTCAGCGACCCGCCATTTTTGAAGCTCGATATTGTTTCTTGTCGCAACGTCATGATCTACTTCGACACACACCTTCAGGCTAAAGTACTGAGAACATTCCACTTTGGCCTCACACGAGATGGGTTTCTATTTCTCGGAAAATCAGAAAACATTAGCCAGGCAGAAGCTCATTTTTCACCACTTAAAAGGCGAGAAAGACTCTTCACAAAAGTTGGGGAGTCCCGCCCGGCGGAACACCACGAGCCAGCAATAGGCGCCAAGGGAACTTTTCAGCGTCGTGATCGCAAAACAGAATTGTTCCTGAACACGTTAGCTGATCATTTCCATGTCACCGCAGCACTGTGCGATACCCACGGTATCATTCAGCATACCGTGGGACATGTGGATCGTTTCTTATCTTTTCCTGTTGGAAGCACACGCTTGGTCATAAGCGATGTCGTCGTTGAGCCATTACAAGGTGAAATGCTAGCCTTGCTTCATCGATGTCAGAAGTCGAAGAAAAGGGTGTTTGGACGCAAACGGAGAATTGGCGATGAGCTTCTCCGCATCTGTATAGAGCCGGCATCTGATGGCGTTATTCCGATGTCCATCGTAATCTTTGAACCTGTATCTCAGCCGTCAGATGAACTCCACCCCGGCGCAATTCATGTTGACCCCGATGAAACGTTGGAAAGTGAGTTGGTCGCAACCCGAGAAAATATGCAGACCCTTGTTGAAGAGTTGGCGACCGCCAACGAGGAGATGCAAGCGTTAAACGAAGAGGCTCAAGCAGCCAACGAAGAGTTGCAAGCCACTAATGAAGAGTTGGAAGCTGCTAACGAGGAGCTTCAGGCCTCGAACCAGGAACTGGTCAGCGTCAACGAGGAACTCAATATAAAAAGTTTCGAACTCACCTCCTTGAATGCAGAGTATTCGCATCTTTACGATGCATTGGAGTTTCCTATCCTGGTGTTTGACCAGGAGGGGCTCCTGAGCCGGTATAACGCCGTTGCGGGACGGCGCTTTGACTTGCGTCCTTCATTGATAAGCCAGGCCGTCGCCAAGCTACGTCTTCCTGAAGCACTCCGTGATATAGAGTCACTGATAGATTCCGTCATCGCCGAGAGTGACCGTGCGTCCCGTATTTTGGAGATGGATCAAACGACGTATCACTTAATGGTGGCCCCAGGGTTTGACCATAATGGCGCTATAGTCACCATCGTCATTACACTGGTCGATGTTTCTGAAGTTGTCGAAACAAAAGCTCGCCTAAAAGAATCAGAAGCCAAGCTAGAAGTCCTGATGGAGAAAACCACGGTGCTCTTCGCCACGAAGAACGCCAATGGAGATTACGCGTATGCAAACAAGAGGTTCTTAGAAAGCTTTGGGCTGGAAGGAGAAGCGTATCAGGGTAAAAGCGACTTTTCTTTGCTGCAGGAAGCCATTGCTAAAGAGATGTGGGAATCCGATCTGAAAGCTTTGCGTCAGGGCGGAATAATTGAAAATGAAATTTTGCTTCAAAATGAAGCACGGCGTAGGCACATACGATGCAACCACCAATGTGTGAAAGATGAGACGGGTAAACCCATTGCTTTCATTGTTGAAGGAAAAGATGTAACTCTGAATAAAGAGGCTGAAGAAAAACTTCGCATTGCAGCGCGAGTTTTCAATCAAACTGGAGAAGCTATCATTGTGACTGACCCCTCCGGGATCATTCAAACCGTAAACTCTGCATTCACCGAAGTGACTGGTTTCAGCTTCTCTGAAGCCGTAGGTAAAGGAGCCAATATTCTCAAATCTGGCCGACATTCGAATGAGTTCTACGCTAACATGTGGCAGCAGTTGGCTGAGAATGGATCCTGGCAGGGGGAGATCTGGAACCGCAGAAAGAACGGTGAGATTTTTCCCGAGTGGCAGACAATCAATCGCGTTGAAGGGGAAGATGGGAAAACAGAGTTTTTTGTATCAATTTTTCTGATATCAGCAGCATCAAGAACGCGCAGAGGAAAGCGGAGTATTTAG